Within Vicia villosa cultivar HV-30 ecotype Madison, WI linkage group LG1, Vvil1.0, whole genome shotgun sequence, the genomic segment CTTTGATTGCCATAATTTCGCTCACCGTAGAAATTATGTCATCCATGGCTCGAACTGCATTGATCTCATTTTTTGACTTGTGCCTGCAATCTCGAGCATAGTGTCCAGGTTTACCGCACACGTAACATCCATTTTTTGGACCTTTAGGACCGCCAGAATTCTTGAACTTGTTATGTTCCTTCTTTGGTCCAAGATGACTCTTCATATCATCGTATTTCTTCTTTCCTTTGGTGGTCACAACATTTGGTTTGGAAAGACCCGCAGATTCTGATTTCTCCCTTTCCTTCGATTCCTCCTCGATTCGAAGATGTTTCTGGATTTTCTCCAAAGAGAAGTCCTCAGAACTGTGCAATAATTTCTTTTTGTAGCCTTTCCAAGGTGGTAATTTTGCAATGATTGCACCAACTTGAAAGGTCTCAGGGATGTCTATTTTTactgcttttattttattcacaagGACTTCCAATTCATGCACTTGAGGAAGAATGGGCTTAGTGTCTATGAATTTAAAGTcaaaatatttagaaattaaGAACTTCTTCGTACCTTCCTCTTCAGCCTTGAATTTGAATTCAAGTGCTTTCTAGATTTCTGTTGTCGATGGATTATCCGTATAGAGGTCATAGAGACGATCAGATAGCGTGTTCAATATATGTCCACGACGCAGCTGTTCGTCCTCCTTACGTTTTATGTGCTCGTTCTtgacttcttcagaatcattttcgGTTGGTTTAGGAATTGGTGTTAAGTCGGGATCCAAGACATAATGAACCTTCAAGGCAGCCAGTAGGAATGTCATCTTGTCTTTCCATCTGGTGTAGTTAGTTCCATCAAAACGATCCAATTAGACATGATCCTAGTTCATAACTTTGATGCTTTAAACTGCAGcgtcggaagccattgaagaataaatacttttaagattgttagaaatatcGGAAAGATCAAAAGGATCCTGGCTGAATCGTGAATGGagtcactttccttaaaagtatttcaagcactctcttaATTGTCTTAGAGTTTGGAAAGCAAGAATACCCAAGATAATGTCAGCCTTACTtgagtctgcacaagaccggtgaagaactcgaatgcaaggaagagtgtttggaataatgaagaggatttatgatttttttggtttcATTTTTGATTCATAAATAAGTATTATATATAggccatgcatgtgttgtttcataagtttgcaactcttgatgaaacaacaccttttcaccatatattgcaatggttcatctataatgacacaaggcacaccttcatgaagtgttgtaaatttgaattcaaaaaacaaattttatgcaacaaccaaaaatctattccCATTTCTGTCACATTGAAACATACTAgggtaattattattttataatttctaacattaaataaattttgaataaaattctATATATTGAGTTAtaccaataaaaaaaattatttatactatTTAAAAGTTGATAAAGATTTCTATAATATCATTGTTTataagaaattcaaattcaacctTTAAAGTTTGTTGGTGCACAAGAATCaaagatgataacaaagagaataaacaaaaggaataacggcgcaaaaggaATGAGAGAATAATTGTTGTGtattaatgatagctactacaagactatttatacaaaagaaaatttgcCACATAAGTCCTAATAgaataaacttagtgaacaagtctaaggtacaaacagtacaaagctaagaaatactaaagtacccttactaactaaatagctaagctaaaagacccagaaggtagaacttctggtcaacactatcttctgagtaaccatcagaagatcagcccacatcagaacttctgatgctcatgttcagaatatgaattactcttcaataaagTTTAGTAAATTTATCTACCTTAATGGTCATAAACAATCTTAGGTATACTATAGTAGTAAATTTATCTTCTAAAAATTTTTATGTCTACTTTTATCTTAAGGAAAATTTTTAGATAGAGGCAAACATAAGATGAAGTTTTAGAAGcaataatcataattttttttaattaattaaaaggtaaaatactttttttttcttctttatcgcAACTAtttcataattataattaaaatatatattaaattttgaatAAAGTTAACCTTAATACTGCATTTTGATAGCTTCAGAATTCTTagaaatcaaaaccacaaaagaAACATGAGAAAATAAACCCAGAGGTCCCCTCTAAAGTTGTAAGAAGTTTAATCATAAAAATGCTGTAAGAATTTTTTAATTAGTATACAATAATTAACTGACAGAGTTGTGATTCTATTTTCACATTCTCTCACACtccaatataaatatttatatacatgTACTTGCAGCTATATTTATATAAGGTTGCACTTGCAACACATCATAATCAAACAAAATGGATTTGGTTAATGCTATTTCATTTGTCGTATAAGATGCTGAATGGAATCTCATTTTTcagatcaataataataatttacataaattgaaaaaaaaatgaaaaactattATTAGCTAAAACTATATTAATCATAGTATACATCTTCTCTTACTAATAATATGTGATCTCATTGAATAATGATGTTTAACATACCATTTTTTTATAAGAGAAATAATGAACAGTGTAGGCCATTAAGGGAACAAAATGTTATTGATTATTCATTATTCTAATCAACCATTCCTCTTCCTCTTGTGTATATAAAGATGTTATTAAATCATTATGACTTGCACAAACACAAAACTCTCAAACCTCAATTTTAAgtcttattaattaattaaaatggcTGGTTCTAGTTCTGTTTCTGGTTCTCCTTGTGGAGCCTGCAAATTCTTGAGAAGAAAATGTATTAGAGGTTGTGTTTTTGCACCTTATTTTAGTCATGAACAAGGTGCTACACATTTTGCAGCCATTCATAAGGTTTTTGGTGCAAGCAATGTCTCAAAGCTTCTTGCTCAACTTCCTATAAGCGATCGATGTGAAGCCGCGGTTACAATCTCTTATGAAGCTCAAGCTAGACTTCAAGATCCTATTTATGGATGTGTCTCTCATATCTTTGCCCTCCAACAACAGGTTTCTTAATTTCCTTCtcattaatatattttgaaaaatgttaaaaaaatatttataatgctGCGACGACCATAGACAATAGTATCAGTATCAGTTGCAGACCGCAGTTTAAAACAATGACACTGATCTAATATGAAAACAATGTTTAAGAAAAATTTGTGAACTAAAAGGTGTGATTAATTTTTGATTTTGTAGGTGGTTAATTTACAAACACAACTTGCTTATCTCAAAGAGCAAGCAGCACAGACTAGTTTCAACAATTCATCTACCAATGAAAACCCTAATGAAAAGTCAACACCTCATACTCTTCCTCAAGATCTTCAAAGTTTGTTCCAAGTTGAAAACTCCAATAATTACTACCAGCATGGACAAGAATTCCTTACTAATAACATGTCTAATATTTCACTAACAACACAACATTATGGTAACAATAACCACATGGATCTAAACCCTATGAGGAACTATGAAGAAAACAGTTCATCATTTTCTAGCTTTGAGGAGAGTACTTCTAATTCCATATCTTATGACATGCAAACAAATAGGAGGACATGGGGTTTTGATGAAGTTGAAGACCTGCATTCAGTGGCTTTTCGATATAGTTGATTAGATTTATGAATCTTAGTTGAAGGATTTAGTGAAACAAGTTTATCAATTTTGAAAAACCGATCGCTAAATCAGAACAAGTCTCTATATAAAGAATATTTAGTAGCGATTTGTTATTCACTACTCTTTTGTCATAAACGATCTGAATAGAAGCATAGTTCTGGATAAAATATTACGATAAATAGTAGAATTCAGTTTACTtatgatagaagattgaaaatatTGGTATCCTATGAGGCTATGTGCCAAATTACATGAATGATATATTAGTTTCATATCTTAAATACAATAGGTTTTGCTCTGAAATAATTGGAATATTACTGAGAGATGACAATCCCAAAGTAACAGAATGTATCCACAAGAATCTGACAAAATATTATGTTAACCCTACTGTTGTTTATCTTAAATAAATAATGGCTTGAGAAGAAAAAGCAGATAAAGGAAGAGTACATAGTTGGCACAGATACATTTCTCTGAATGTTCTTCTGACAAAGCTAACTTTGTTGCTCAATGATAGCAcacattttgtatatttttttcatttcttccACTCATCTTTGGTTTACAGATTCCAGATGATCCGCACGTCTGCACGTGTAATACATAATGTTATtgataaaaaattatatgaaatttcttagaaatattaatattttcaatAGAGAAAATAAGTATTGCATTTTTTTACACTGCcaaccaatcacaatcatgtatcctattaaattatattattatttttaaattagtgCATCTCCATTAAActtttaagaataatattaaataaaaatgtagAGTTATTTAGGAAAGTGCTTCTACCTGGCTGAGGCAGGAAGAATATTGGCACATTGTTATATTGGGTTATAGAATAAATGATCAATAGTGACAAACGGTCATAATGCCTCTTCCTTGGACTTGACTTTAGGGTTCGGCCCAATGCATGAAGGCTGAAGCTCAATAGGGCAAAAACATTTATGCCGGTATGACGTCAAAAAAAATCTTTATGCCTATTATTTTAAAGGTTTTAGATCCGAGGAAATAAATATAGACCTGTCCTAGAAAAATAATTGACTCAGATAGACGGTTGAAGGAGGGCCATCAGATGAAAAATGAATTATATCCCGACAATTGTCCAACATTGACATAAAGGCCAACATACACCAAATCAAGGTGCACACCCTTAAAAACTCAAAAACCTTACCTTTTGCCTTATTTATTCGCTAACTTGGCTGTCAAAGTGTTTTGTAGGCACGACACTCTCATCCCTCCAAACAGGAATAAGATCCTCAAAGACGAAGCACCATGGACTTTGTTATCTTATCGGTCCCCAACTCACTGTGAGATACTTCGATTCAGATAAGATCATTCGCGTCGTCAGTGGGAATGGATGAAATGGACACTCTCTTTCCTTTCACGATAAGATGACACTTTTTAGTGGCACGTGTCATCTAAACGATAAAAAAAACCCTCCAAAAATGATAATATAACACTGGTTGCGGTTCTAGGCACTTACCTCCTAATCTGGTGAACATTCATTGGTGCAATTGTAGAAGTTTTCGGCGACGAAAATTCGAAGAGGGTTATCCACTTTGTTGATAAAAAGTAAGTTTATCGGTAATTCTTCCTAATGGGAGGGAGGTGTTCCTTCGTTTCTTCCCCTGTTGTTTCCTTTCTCACGAGAATGTACTCCTAAAAAAATCGCTCTAGTGAAAGGCCCCCACTTTCTTTCTACGACAAAGAAATAGTTATTGGTATCCTAAATAATCACATACCCATTATCATCAAGTTGAAAATAGTTGGTTGTGACGTTTGATGTTTATTGGTTGATTGGGGAAGTTCTTATACTATAATGAAACAACCATAGAGGAAGGAAACAAGAGCATATCGAAGGTAGTTGCATAAATTAATGAAGCAGTtgcaaaagaggaagaagacgaaAACACTTTTGGCAACAAAaaacaaccaaaaaaagaaaaataaaaagcacAATGTTTTGAGGTATTTATACCTACATGAGAAGAGTGATGGAAAGGAAAAACCCCAAAATCTAGAAACACAATAAGTAAATGGAAGAATGTCAATCAATGAACAATGAACACATCATCAAGGACGTCTTCAGAGTAATAATGACGAAGATAGCTCCCAAGAAACTCATCATAAGAGGCCTAATATTTTTGAAGAGACATTTCGCAGACTATTGAAGAGAAATATTTTTGAAGAGTTACACTATTTGCTGACAAAAAGACCATGGGAATATCAAGAGGTTAGAGAGAAAAGATAATTTGAAGATGGATGAATATCAACTAAAGCCTACAATAAGTATCATGACCTTTAGCGAGGGTAGGAAGTCATGTATACATAGTCTGAAACCAAGCTCCAGCCTTTTCTTGATGGGCTTATAAGCTTTTCCAAGATTCAGACTGATCACGACAGAAGACATACCTTGACCTGATATGCTGATCAATTCAACCTTCTGCTATTTACATTCACTAGTTTTTTTTTACACTAATGAAGTCTTCACCATAGTAGATATGCCTTGCCTGAGCACATTACTAACAAAAGAATCTTCTTATTCAAAACAATATATAGAACCGTTACTTCCGAACATGGTGTTTGAATATTAAGATTCATGGTCCCAAGTCTTTTCCACAGACTATTATCAGCAATGATGTCATACCATCATTTGGGACATTTCTTTCAGCAACCCATCTCAGGTTCTTGAATCACTACCTCAAGGACTCATTGTGCACCAAAGTCCTTTAGGAAGCTTTAACCGAAATCTCACCACTGCAGTATGTGAGAGAAGCAACCTCTCAATCATTTCCTGATAACTTAAGATCAGAAAGCAGACTTGCACACACTTCAGATTTGTACCCTGACTAGGTCGTGGTCTTTCATTAGATATGTTCTCATCTTCATACACTCAGCAGATGATATGATTCCTTTCCTTTAGAGGTATAGTCCGCTGATAAGACTGCCTCCAATAGCCAATGACATTGTTATGCATCACTCGAAGTAAGTGGATTCTTCAATGTGACACATAGTTACAAAAGTTGTTCCTTATATGGTCAGTTACTTGACCCTTGATCCCATCCTGAATTGAATAACTTTCCTTAGTTGGGAAGGAGAACTGAAGTAAGGTTCCATCACCAGTTCTGACACTAACCTTTCTTTCACAATTATTCTATGGAGATGACTTTCATAGCAACTTACCAATCTTGTAGGGGATCCAAGATAATCAACCGTTGATAGTTGATTCACCCTTAAAAGAGTATATCTCATATGCACAACATACAGACCTCCTGTCTGATTATGAGATGTTTGGATGCCATTCTTTCTGCACCTGTAGAAGATATACAAGTATTTGAAAAAAGATGACATTAATCGGTATTTACAAGTCATGAGAAGACTATTCAACCTTAGTTTTCTACTTCACATCACAAAGAGACCACAAAATTCCTTATACTACTATTAATTCATTATACGAGGACACCACGTAAGTGAATCCAAACAATAAGAACCTCCTTCACGAAGACACTTGGAAAATCCATATCCTTTAATTTCATAGATGAATATTCCATCCACCTGGTTCCTTTAATTTAAAGAGTCCTTCGATCATGAGCTCATCCTACATAAGGGCTTTGGTAGAGATGCCTTTATGAGTTCTTAAGAGCTCGACTAATGTACATCTACATACCTTGGCCAGAAATAAACTGACACAGAGGTAGATAGACtgttgatcgtgtcctgatcaacttgcacaaatcagatgtctcctcttccaggtcaggagtaggttccaaacaaacctaatcacattattttttttagcacctaaaacatctgttcttcaaccaGTAGCTGCATACTTGCTGAAGTAATGTTCTAACATGTCATAGAACATCAATTCCTTCCATACATCTGACGTGGAGCTGTGGATATTATAACATCCTTCGACCAACCTTAATACATATGGCCTAGCTATACTTCAAATAGCCAGATTCAAAGTTACTTCCTGAAAGGAGTCAAGAGATATGAATACTCACGTTGAGACCAGTTTGTATGGTTTCAATCTTTCTTCATGCTACTTGATGAAGA encodes:
- the LOC131619199 gene encoding LOB domain-containing protein 29-like, encoding MAGSSSVSGSPCGACKFLRRKCIRGCVFAPYFSHEQGATHFAAIHKVFGASNVSKLLAQLPISDRCEAAVTISYEAQARLQDPIYGCVSHIFALQQQVVNLQTQLAYLKEQAAQTSFNNSSTNENPNEKSTPHTLPQDLQSLFQVENSNNYYQHGQEFLTNNMSNISLTTQHYGNNNHMDLNPMRNYEENSSSFSSFEESTSNSISYDMQTNRRTWGFDEVEDLHSVAFRYS